A stretch of the Geovibrio thiophilus genome encodes the following:
- a CDS encoding helix-turn-helix domain-containing protein → MLTKDAGSQLIDTSWNFLNTFGNVTGMFRHVSLSCGVEISFMDYVAKETSTADFEIDSAPLEFSFHMNGKGYGSIIRGGRETAVLDGSSGRSLVTYNPLSRCSVRTFAGEHYRILNLYVSPMRFLEYFGGEEEYVPESFRSIFRKDAASINISTLLSPSVRVVLDQIINSPYKGALNRLFLESKSMELMVHILREVQHSLSLPKALKLCRGDEERIREAREILIAEMDSPPALDELSKRVGINSTKLKKGFRSLFNSTPYSILRNERMRHAEALLAEDRMNITEISHHLGFSDTSHFIREFVKFYGTTPGRFFKTIS, encoded by the coding sequence ATGCTTACAAAGGATGCCGGCTCTCAATTAATTGATACATCATGGAATTTTCTTAACACCTTCGGTAATGTCACAGGTATGTTCCGTCATGTGTCGCTTTCATGCGGAGTTGAGATTTCGTTTATGGACTATGTGGCGAAGGAAACTTCCACAGCCGATTTCGAGATAGATTCCGCACCGCTTGAATTTTCTTTTCACATGAACGGTAAAGGTTACGGAAGCATAATCAGGGGCGGCAGAGAAACAGCCGTTCTTGACGGAAGCTCAGGCAGAAGCCTTGTTACCTATAACCCGCTGAGCAGATGCTCTGTCCGGACATTCGCCGGTGAGCATTACCGCATTCTGAATCTGTATGTTTCCCCCATGCGTTTTCTTGAGTATTTCGGGGGTGAAGAGGAGTATGTGCCTGAATCTTTCAGGAGCATATTCCGCAAAGACGCAGCCTCCATTAATATAAGCACATTGCTGTCTCCATCCGTGCGCGTGGTGCTGGATCAGATAATCAACAGTCCATATAAGGGCGCTCTGAACAGGCTTTTTCTTGAAAGCAAGAGTATGGAACTGATGGTTCACATACTCAGAGAGGTACAGCACAGCCTGTCGCTGCCTAAGGCGCTGAAACTCTGCCGCGGCGATGAGGAGCGGATCAGGGAGGCACGGGAAATCCTGATTGCGGAGATGGACAGCCCTCCGGCTCTTGATGAGTTGTCAAAAAGGGTGGGCATAAACAGCACAAAGCTCAAAAAAGGCTTCAGAAGCCTGTTCAACTCCACACCGTATTCCATTCTGCGTAATGAAAGAATGCGCCATGCGGAGGCTCTGCTCGCGGAAGACAGAATGAACATAACCGAAATAAGCCACCATCTTGGTTTCAGCGACACTTCACACTTCATCAGGGAGTTTGTGAAGTTTTACGGAACTACCCCCGGAAGATTCTTTAAAACCATTTCCTGA